In Gemmatimonadaceae bacterium, the following proteins share a genomic window:
- a CDS encoding FAD-dependent oxidoreductase, with protein sequence MSTPAPTPAPTPASARKSTARYDALIVGGGFYGARLALMLRRRFDRVLLVEREAILLGRASLNNQARVHGGYHYPRSILTSLRSRHNYPRFVDEYGDCIDRSFPHYYAVARGVSKVTGNQFAEFCRRIEAPLSKAPAAVARLFDSTRVDAVFEVQECAFDAVKLRERTSRELVDTGVEVRTSTEAVSVRNAPDGARVTLRHAGAESEVLSSLVLNCTYSRGNQLLEHSAAARIPMKHELTEMAIVHPPDELQGAAVTVMDGPFFSLMPYPPRGLFSLSHVRYTPHCSWDDNRSAEQALACAQSRFSHMAHDAARYLPCMRNTRYVDSLWEIKTVMPRSEQDDSRPILFRRSAELPAVITVLGAKIDSVYDVEDALAQAHSS encoded by the coding sequence CTCATGCTGCGCCGTCGATTCGATCGCGTGCTGCTCGTCGAGCGCGAAGCGATCCTGCTCGGCCGCGCCTCGCTGAACAATCAGGCGCGCGTGCACGGCGGATATCACTATCCGCGCAGTATTCTGACGTCGCTCCGGTCGCGCCACAACTATCCGCGGTTCGTAGATGAATACGGCGACTGCATCGATCGCTCGTTTCCGCATTACTACGCCGTCGCGCGTGGCGTGTCGAAGGTGACGGGCAACCAGTTCGCCGAATTCTGCCGCCGGATCGAAGCGCCGCTGTCGAAGGCGCCGGCCGCGGTGGCGCGCCTGTTCGATTCCACCCGCGTCGATGCCGTGTTCGAGGTACAGGAATGTGCGTTCGACGCCGTGAAGCTGCGCGAACGGACCAGCCGCGAGCTCGTTGACACGGGCGTCGAAGTGCGCACGTCGACGGAAGCCGTGAGCGTGCGCAACGCACCGGACGGAGCGCGCGTCACCTTGCGACACGCCGGCGCGGAAAGCGAGGTCCTGTCATCGCTCGTGCTGAACTGCACCTACTCGCGCGGCAATCAGCTGCTCGAGCATTCGGCGGCGGCACGCATTCCCATGAAGCATGAGCTGACGGAGATGGCCATCGTTCACCCACCCGATGAGCTCCAGGGCGCGGCCGTCACCGTGATGGACGGTCCCTTCTTTTCGCTCATGCCGTATCCGCCGCGCGGATTGTTTTCCTTGAGCCACGTTCGATACACGCCGCATTGCAGCTGGGACGACAATCGGTCGGCGGAACAGGCGCTCGCCTGCGCCCAATCGCGATTCTCGCACATGGCGCACGACGCGGCGCGCTACCTTCCGTGCATGCGCAACACGCGCTACGTCGATTCACTGTGGGAGATCAAAACGGTGATGCCGCGCAGCGAGCAGGACGACAGCCGGCCGATTCTCTTCCGCCGCAGCGCCGAGCTGCCGGCGGTGATCACCGTCCTCGGTGCGAAGATCGACAGTGTGTACGACGTCGAGGACGCTTTGGCGCAGGCGCACAGCTCGTGA
- a CDS encoding glycosyltransferase family 2 protein encodes MIESLVSIVAPLDNDDTSAVEAFVAETVEVLRNLVTHYEIVLVDDGAPEATVASVRALLGRYDFVRFLRLSRHFGEETAIAAGLDAAIGDYAVVMLPNMDPPSLIPEFLDRVRGGADIVYGVRLHRKAEPFWYRVGARVFYWYINSVVKAGIPKDSTQFRCMTRQVVNAIGQIRAPDQYLRLLTSYVGFRKHALPYSPINRSGRANVRPKGEALELARALVMDHTTHPLRAVVRIGLLIALVDFVWTLVDRGVDPASRHIAFALFIIACMITMLAEYVGGLSRRMRDRPAYYVREEQTSSVMLREERRNVVSQ; translated from the coding sequence GTGATCGAATCGCTCGTCTCCATCGTTGCTCCGCTCGACAACGACGACACGAGCGCCGTCGAGGCGTTCGTCGCCGAAACCGTCGAGGTGCTGCGCAATCTCGTGACGCACTACGAGATCGTGCTGGTGGACGATGGCGCGCCCGAAGCCACCGTCGCGAGTGTCCGCGCGCTCCTCGGCCGCTACGACTTCGTTCGGTTCCTGCGCTTGTCGCGCCACTTCGGCGAAGAGACGGCGATCGCCGCGGGGCTCGATGCGGCCATCGGCGACTACGCGGTCGTCATGCTGCCGAACATGGATCCGCCGTCGCTCATCCCGGAATTTCTCGACCGCGTCCGCGGCGGCGCGGACATCGTGTACGGCGTGCGGCTCCATCGAAAGGCGGAGCCGTTCTGGTATCGCGTGGGCGCGCGCGTGTTCTACTGGTACATCAATTCCGTCGTCAAAGCGGGCATCCCGAAGGATTCGACGCAGTTCCGCTGCATGACGCGGCAGGTCGTCAACGCCATCGGACAGATCCGCGCGCCCGATCAGTACCTCCGCCTGTTGACGTCGTACGTCGGCTTTCGGAAGCACGCGCTGCCATACTCGCCGATCAACCGCTCGGGACGCGCCAACGTGCGGCCCAAGGGCGAAGCGCTCGAGCTGGCGCGCGCGTTGGTGATGGACCACACGACGCACCCGCTCCGGGCGGTCGTGCGGATTGGACTGCTGATCGCGCTCGTGGACTTTGTCTGGACCCTCGTCGACCGCGGCGTCGATCCCGCGTCGCGGCACATCGCGTTCGCGCTGTTCATCATCGCGTGCATGATCACGATGCTCGCCGAATACGTCGGCGGTTTGTCGCGCCGCATGCGCGACCGGCCGGCCTATTACGTCCGCGAAGAACAGACGAGCTCCGTGATGCTGCGCGAGGAGCGTCGCAACGTGGTGTCGCAGTGA
- a CDS encoding glycosyltransferase family 2 protein — MLVPQAPGIPAHERHIFAPRRYRYCVAVFCINEGERIRAQLRGMSALADTIDIVVADGGSTDGSLDVPTLGEFRLRALLVKRGPGKLSAQMRMAIAFALEEGYDGLIVIDGNGKDDFTAIPRFIELLDQGFDHIQGSRYIPGGHGINTPRSRTLGVKLLHAPLISLAAGARYTDTTNGFRAYSRRLLADPRVAPLRDIFTGYELHYYLAIRAARLGLRVTETPVTRRYPERGAIPTKISPVKGNLLILRTLAAAALGRYNP, encoded by the coding sequence ATGCTCGTCCCACAGGCTCCAGGCATTCCAGCGCACGAGCGCCACATCTTTGCCCCTCGGCGATACAGATATTGTGTCGCTGTTTTCTGTATCAACGAAGGCGAGCGCATTCGCGCTCAGCTCCGCGGGATGTCGGCGTTGGCCGATACGATCGACATCGTCGTCGCCGACGGCGGCAGCACCGACGGGTCGCTCGACGTCCCGACACTCGGGGAGTTCCGCCTGCGCGCGCTGCTCGTCAAGCGCGGGCCCGGAAAGCTCAGCGCACAGATGCGCATGGCCATCGCGTTCGCGCTCGAGGAAGGATACGACGGACTGATCGTGATCGACGGCAACGGCAAGGACGACTTCACCGCCATTCCGCGGTTCATCGAGCTGCTCGACCAGGGCTTCGACCACATTCAGGGCTCGCGCTACATCCCGGGCGGCCACGGCATCAACACGCCGCGCAGCCGCACGCTCGGTGTGAAGCTGTTGCATGCTCCGCTCATCAGTCTCGCCGCCGGCGCGCGATACACCGACACGACGAACGGCTTTCGCGCCTACAGCCGGCGATTGCTCGCGGACCCGCGCGTGGCGCCGCTCCGCGACATATTCACGGGGTACGAGCTGCACTACTATCTCGCCATCCGCGCCGCTCGGCTTGGGCTCAGGGTGACCGAAACACCGGTCACGCGACGCTATCCCGAGCGCGGCGCCATACCGACCAAGATCAGCCCCGTGAAAGGAAATCTTCTCATTCTTCGCACGCTCGCCGCGGCGGCGCTCGGGCGATACAACCCATGA
- a CDS encoding NAD(P)-dependent oxidoreductase has translation MSDDRSAAIIGHTGFVGSNLLRQRSFDDCFNSRNIDQIDGRSFDLLIVSGARAEKWKANAEPERDLDNIEQLFKALSHVNARKVVLISTVDVFIQPVGVDEDSPTPMDGLHAYGRHRRRLEQLVSARFDALVVRLAALYGPGLKKNVIFDFLHDNDVRKIDSRAVFQFYDIGRLWRDIRIAMNNELPLVHLPTEPVTAAEVARAAFDLDFENEVAERPARYDVQTRYAHLFGGEGRYVEDKPRELQGIAEFVRQERSK, from the coding sequence ATGAGCGACGATCGAAGCGCCGCCATCATCGGCCACACAGGCTTCGTCGGCAGCAACCTGCTGCGCCAGCGCTCGTTCGACGACTGCTTCAATTCGCGGAACATCGACCAGATCGACGGACGCAGCTTCGACCTGCTCATCGTCTCGGGCGCGCGCGCCGAAAAGTGGAAGGCGAACGCCGAGCCCGAACGCGACCTCGACAACATCGAACAGCTGTTCAAGGCATTGAGCCACGTCAATGCACGCAAAGTCGTGCTGATCTCCACGGTCGACGTGTTCATTCAACCAGTCGGCGTCGACGAAGACTCGCCGACGCCAATGGACGGTCTGCACGCCTACGGCCGGCATCGGCGCCGACTGGAGCAGCTCGTCTCCGCGCGCTTCGACGCGCTCGTCGTGCGACTCGCCGCGCTCTACGGCCCCGGTCTCAAGAAGAACGTCATCTTCGATTTCCTGCACGATAACGACGTGCGGAAGATCGATTCGCGGGCCGTATTCCAGTTCTATGATATCGGCCGCTTGTGGCGCGACATCAGGATCGCCATGAACAACGAGCTTCCGCTCGTGCATCTGCCCACGGAGCCCGTCACCGCCGCCGAGGTCGCGCGCGCGGCGTTCGACCTCGATTTCGAGAACGAGGTTGCCGAGCGGCCCGCGCGCTACGACGTGCAGACGCGATACGCGCATCTCTTCGGCGGAGAAGGGCGCTACGTCGAGGACAAACCGCGCGAGCTGCAAGGCATCGCCGAGTTCGTGCGGCAAGAACGTTCGAAATGA
- a CDS encoding sugar phosphate isomerase/epimerase family protein: MKGLAVSNIAWTPEEDEAMAAMLRDEGVTAIELAPTAWRSEPYDASHADVLALRDTWKNRGLSVVSLQSLLFGRPDLQLFGDDSVRRALAEYMRRAMDFARTLGARTLVFGSPKNRRRGDLPLANALEIAADFFRDLGPYAANADVTICIEANPADYGGDFILTTDEAVELARSVDHPNIRVNGDLGGMMLAGDDIARTIASSAPWLAHFHASEPALAELSNAATHELAGTALEQAGYTGWVSIEMRRAASGSNVDAVRRAIRVASRSY, from the coding sequence ATGAAGGGCCTCGCGGTCTCGAACATTGCGTGGACGCCTGAAGAGGACGAGGCGATGGCGGCAATGCTTCGCGACGAAGGCGTTACGGCGATCGAGCTCGCCCCAACCGCCTGGCGAAGCGAACCCTACGACGCGTCACACGCCGACGTGCTCGCGTTGCGCGACACCTGGAAGAACCGCGGGCTGAGTGTCGTGTCGCTCCAATCGCTGCTGTTTGGCCGCCCCGACCTGCAACTGTTCGGCGACGATAGCGTGCGGCGAGCGCTCGCGGAGTACATGAGGCGCGCAATGGACTTCGCGCGCACGCTCGGCGCGCGCACGCTCGTGTTCGGCTCGCCGAAGAATCGCCGCCGAGGCGATTTGCCGCTCGCCAATGCGCTCGAGATCGCCGCCGACTTCTTTCGCGATCTTGGCCCGTACGCCGCGAACGCCGATGTCACGATCTGCATCGAGGCGAACCCAGCCGACTACGGGGGCGACTTCATTCTCACAACTGACGAAGCCGTCGAGCTGGCCCGTTCGGTCGATCACCCGAACATTCGAGTGAACGGCGACCTCGGCGGGATGATGCTTGCGGGTGACGACATCGCTCGAACGATCGCGAGCTCGGCGCCATGGCTCGCGCACTTTCATGCGAGTGAGCCGGCGCTTGCCGAATTGTCAAATGCGGCGACACACGAGCTTGCCGGTACCGCGCTCGAGCAGGCCGGCTACACCGGCTGGGTGAGTATCGAAATGCGTCGCGCGGCGAGCGGGTCGAATGTCGACGCCGTCCGCCGCGCGATTCGTGTGGCCAGTCGCTCGTATTAG
- a CDS encoding S8 family peptidase, whose product MRLRVLTHNSISFGLGALSAAAILAGCAHVSRPGLASTTPSLDESSSIYSLASSSARPAIVYSTSTISFALDRIDQRGLPLDHTYRHPATGKGVTVYVFDGGVSTTHPELAGRVRIGFSGFPDDPKICNAHGTAVAGAIAGSTLGVAPDAEIVDVKMVQCEKLRGTIRAIVDGARWVIEDHKQHPGPAIANWSFIADTASRIPALDSAVNELRAAGIPVIVSAGNLDIDACKVSPGNAQGTIVVGASAVTSEPLPNGGTQMIDRRSPGTAFGACIDLYAPGDSVLLPSLDRSFAPITQLWNGTSMSAGYVSGAAALYLETHPNATPDDVADELKSSATANVLRDTRATESRMLYVGTRDTRLVTRTASRR is encoded by the coding sequence ATGCGTCTCCGCGTTCTGACCCACAACAGCATCTCGTTCGGCCTCGGAGCATTGAGCGCCGCCGCGATTCTGGCTGGGTGTGCGCACGTGTCGCGGCCGGGCCTGGCGAGCACGACGCCGTCGCTCGATGAGTCGAGCAGCATCTACAGTCTTGCAAGCAGCAGCGCCCGGCCGGCCATCGTCTACTCGACGTCCACCATCTCGTTCGCGCTCGATCGCATCGATCAACGCGGGTTGCCGCTCGATCACACATATCGGCATCCGGCAACGGGCAAGGGCGTGACCGTGTACGTGTTCGACGGCGGCGTCTCGACAACGCATCCCGAGCTCGCCGGCCGCGTTCGCATTGGCTTCTCCGGATTCCCGGATGATCCAAAGATCTGCAACGCGCACGGCACCGCCGTTGCCGGCGCGATCGCCGGTTCGACACTCGGCGTCGCGCCCGATGCGGAGATCGTCGACGTGAAGATGGTGCAGTGCGAGAAGCTCCGTGGGACGATTCGCGCGATCGTCGACGGCGCCCGGTGGGTGATCGAAGATCACAAGCAACATCCGGGACCGGCGATCGCGAACTGGTCGTTCATCGCCGATACCGCCTCGCGAATCCCCGCACTGGACAGTGCGGTGAATGAACTGCGCGCGGCGGGCATTCCGGTGATCGTGTCCGCGGGCAATCTCGACATCGATGCGTGCAAGGTGTCGCCGGGGAACGCGCAGGGCACGATCGTCGTCGGCGCGTCGGCCGTGACGTCGGAGCCGCTGCCGAACGGCGGTACGCAGATGATCGATCGCCGCTCGCCGGGCACGGCGTTCGGTGCGTGCATCGACCTGTACGCGCCGGGCGACTCGGTACTGCTGCCGAGCCTCGATCGCTCGTTCGCGCCGATCACGCAGTTGTGGAACGGCACGTCGATGTCGGCGGGATATGTGAGCGGTGCGGCGGCGCTCTATCTCGAGACGCATCCGAACGCGACGCCCGACGACGTCGCGGACGAGCTCAAGTCGAGCGCGACGGCCAACGTGCTGCGCGACACGCGAGCGACCGAATCACGCATGCTCTACGTCGGAACGCGCGACACGCGGTTGGTGACGCGAACCGCGTCGCGGCGGTGA